A genomic stretch from Sulfurimonas sediminis includes:
- the hslU gene encoding HslU--HslV peptidase ATPase subunit — MNLTPKEIVEYLDNYVIAQKDAKKTIALALRTRYRRMQLDDELKNEITPKNILMIGSTGVGKTEISRRLAKMMKVPFIKVEASKYTEVGFVGRDVESMIRDLVVNAISIVKAEQEEANKDKIENYIINKITEKLLPPLPAGASDSKKDDYQRLLEAMEKRIESGEMDDKVIELEIEKLNIEFNDTNLPPEMAKVQESFSKVFATINKEDNKKEVTVKDAKMLLRQEATNKLLDMTRVNAEALRRAENGGIIFLDEIDKIALSEKSQGRNDPSKEGVQRDLLPIVEGSSVSTKYGTINTDHILFIAAGAFHVSKPSDLIPELQGRFPLRVELEALTEETLYQILTKTQNSLLKQYQALLGVEGMKLTFEDEAVRAIAKLAHRANETAEDIGARRLHTVLERILEDISFNADEYKGKEFVVTAKLVHEKLDNAVEDEDLSRYIL; from the coding sequence GTGAATTTAACACCAAAAGAAATTGTAGAATATCTAGACAACTATGTCATTGCTCAAAAAGATGCAAAAAAAACCATTGCACTTGCTTTGCGAACGCGCTACAGACGTATGCAACTTGATGATGAGCTTAAAAATGAAATCACTCCGAAAAATATTTTAATGATTGGTTCAACCGGTGTCGGAAAAACAGAAATATCACGCCGTTTGGCTAAAATGATGAAAGTACCGTTTATAAAAGTTGAAGCAAGCAAATATACAGAAGTGGGTTTTGTCGGTCGTGATGTAGAATCTATGATTCGTGATCTGGTTGTAAATGCTATCAGCATTGTCAAAGCGGAACAAGAAGAAGCAAACAAAGACAAAATAGAAAACTACATCATCAATAAAATCACAGAAAAACTGCTCCCTCCCCTTCCTGCCGGTGCGAGTGATAGCAAAAAAGATGATTATCAACGCCTCTTGGAAGCTATGGAAAAACGTATAGAATCCGGTGAAATGGATGATAAAGTCATAGAACTTGAAATAGAAAAACTCAATATCGAATTTAATGATACAAATTTGCCGCCGGAAATGGCGAAAGTGCAAGAGAGTTTTTCCAAAGTCTTTGCCACGATTAACAAAGAAGACAACAAAAAAGAGGTAACAGTTAAAGATGCCAAAATGCTCCTTCGTCAAGAAGCGACCAACAAACTTCTTGACATGACAAGAGTAAACGCAGAGGCATTGAGACGGGCAGAAAACGGAGGGATTATTTTTCTTGATGAGATAGATAAAATTGCACTCAGTGAAAAAAGTCAGGGACGCAATGATCCTTCAAAAGAAGGAGTCCAGAGAGACCTCTTGCCTATCGTAGAAGGAAGCAGCGTTTCAACAAAATACGGAACAATCAATACCGACCATATTCTCTTCATTGCAGCCGGTGCTTTTCATGTAAGCAAACCAAGTGATTTGATTCCTGAACTGCAAGGAAGATTTCCTTTGCGTGTTGAACTCGAAGCATTGACAGAAGAAACACTCTATCAAATTTTAACAAAAACACAGAACTCTTTACTTAAGCAATACCAAGCACTATTAGGTGTCGAAGGAATGAAGTTAACATTTGAAGATGAAGCGGTAAGAGCTATCGCAAAACTTGCACACCGTGCCAATGAAACGGCTGAAGATATCGGTGCAAGACGCCTGCATACTGTGTTGGAGCGGATACTTGAAGATATCAGTTTCAATGCAGATGAGTATAAAGGCAAAGAGTTTGTCGTCACAGCAAAACTTGTGCATGAAAAACTCGATAACGCCGTAGAAGATGAAGATTTATCAAGATATATACTATAA
- a CDS encoding ATP-binding protein codes for MDSIFAKSKNVFLDTVNAKDYIQLDRVSTIYKSLKDSISKPLKMVLLFGKPGTGKSMFLSKLYDDLAQECDIYLYETPILDETEFYKVLAQDIFNIRYNDTLNLTQFMKIVKERAVEKAPIVLLDEAQLYSEVLMEKIRLLSDTRCIKFVITLHKTEKEDLIAKEHFQTRIWETFELENASKAELKIYIQKKLMKANCFDTANMFHTKTVNNIYKLTQGNYRDTNKLLYTLFDIYHTYEQSNHYPLSTTHIPNKFVEMAAIHTGLINA; via the coding sequence ATGGACAGTATCTTTGCAAAGTCAAAAAATGTTTTCTTAGATACAGTCAATGCCAAGGACTATATACAGTTAGACAGAGTTTCTACAATCTATAAATCCTTAAAAGACTCTATATCCAAACCATTGAAGATGGTCCTTCTTTTTGGAAAACCGGGAACCGGAAAAAGTATGTTTCTGAGTAAACTCTATGATGATTTAGCGCAAGAGTGCGATATCTATCTTTATGAAACACCTATTTTAGATGAAACAGAATTTTATAAAGTCCTCGCTCAGGATATTTTCAACATCCGATATAATGACACCTTAAACTTAACGCAGTTTATGAAAATTGTAAAAGAGAGAGCTGTTGAAAAGGCACCAATTGTTTTGCTTGATGAAGCACAACTCTATTCTGAAGTTTTAATGGAAAAAATAAGACTTTTATCAGATACAAGATGTATTAAATTCGTTATAACTCTGCATAAAACAGAAAAAGAAGATCTCATCGCAAAAGAGCATTTTCAAACAAGAATCTGGGAAACTTTTGAACTTGAAAATGCATCAAAAGCAGAACTCAAGATTTATATACAAAAAAAACTTATGAAGGCAAACTGTTTTGATACAGCAAATATGTTTCACACCAAAACAGTAAACAATATTTACAAACTTACACAGGGAAATTACAGAGATACCAATAAACTGCTTTATACTCTTTTTGACATCTATCACACCTATGAACAGAGTAACCATTACCCCTTAAGTACCACACATATTCCAAACAAATTTGTTGAAATGGCTGCCATACACACAGGACTTATCAATGCTTAA
- the rplI gene encoding 50S ribosomal protein L9, which yields MKVLLIKDVKSLGKAGEVKEVKPGYGQNFLIKKGFAKPATPEIIAEHEAEIKRKEEEEKAEIARLKQIAEKLDKLEVIITKKVGNNGHLFGAITKEEVANALKEQHSIEIDKKAITDKAVIKTIGEHDLDLKLGHGIHAKLHVDVQGE from the coding sequence ATGAAAGTATTATTAATTAAAGATGTAAAAAGTTTAGGAAAAGCCGGTGAAGTCAAAGAGGTCAAACCGGGTTATGGTCAAAACTTTTTAATTAAAAAAGGTTTTGCCAAACCTGCAACACCTGAGATTATTGCTGAACATGAGGCAGAAATCAAAAGAAAAGAAGAAGAAGAAAAAGCTGAAATAGCAAGACTCAAACAGATTGCAGAAAAACTTGATAAACTCGAAGTTATCATTACTAAAAAAGTAGGTAACAATGGTCATCTTTTCGGAGCTATAACCAAAGAAGAAGTTGCCAATGCACTCAAAGAACAGCATAGCATAGAGATAGACAAAAAAGCTATTACCGACAAAGCCGTCATCAAAACAATCGGTGAGCATGACTTAGATTTAAAACTCGGCCATGGAATTCATGCAAAACTTCATGTCGATGTACAGGGAGAGTAA
- the era gene encoding GTPase Era: MTKAGFVSLIGRPNAGKSTLMNSLLGEKIAMVSQKANATRKRSNAIVMHENAQIIFVDTPGLHEKEKMLNQFMLDEALKAMGDCDLIVYLAPVTDSTEHYERFLKINNGRVKHIIVLSKIDQVSQEKLFKSISAYNKYADHFEALIPVAIPRKVGHKDLLDTIAKNLPKSPYLYDPEDLTSELVRDIYAGFIREAIFENISDEVPYESDVIIDSIEEETGIDRIYATIIIEKESQKGIIIGKGGEAVKRIGKSAREKIERLSGKKAYLNLQVTVKKGWTKDKNFLKEIGYDHGQ, encoded by the coding sequence ATGACTAAAGCTGGTTTCGTTTCCTTGATTGGACGTCCGAATGCAGGTAAAAGCACCCTAATGAATTCCCTTTTGGGCGAAAAAATTGCAATGGTAAGTCAAAAAGCCAATGCAACAAGAAAGCGTTCAAATGCAATCGTTATGCATGAAAATGCACAGATTATTTTTGTTGACACACCCGGTTTGCATGAAAAAGAAAAAATGCTCAATCAGTTTATGCTTGATGAAGCCCTTAAAGCCATGGGTGATTGTGATTTAATCGTCTATCTTGCACCGGTGACTGACTCAACTGAGCATTATGAAAGATTTTTAAAAATCAATAACGGACGGGTAAAGCATATTATTGTTTTAAGCAAAATAGATCAGGTTTCGCAAGAAAAGCTTTTTAAATCCATTAGTGCCTATAATAAATATGCTGATCACTTTGAAGCACTTATTCCCGTAGCCATTCCTCGTAAGGTAGGTCATAAAGATTTATTGGATACTATTGCAAAAAACCTGCCGAAATCTCCTTATCTGTATGACCCTGAGGATTTGACAAGTGAACTCGTGCGTGATATATATGCAGGATTTATTCGTGAAGCTATTTTTGAAAACATCAGTGATGAAGTCCCTTACGAATCGGATGTCATTATTGACTCTATCGAAGAAGAAACAGGCATTGACAGAATTTATGCCACTATAATTATAGAAAAAGAGTCTCAAAAAGGAATCATTATCGGAAAAGGCGGTGAAGCCGTCAAACGCATAGGAAAATCTGCCCGAGAGAAAATCGAAAGACTCAGTGGGAAAAAAGCCTATTTGAACCTTCAGGTAACCGTTAAAAAAGGCTGGACAAAAGACAAAAACTTCCTTAAAGAGATAGGATATGACCATGGGCAATAG
- a CDS encoding ferredoxin-thioredoxin reductase catalytic domain-containing protein, producing MSIIKIDMNSPEFQAELEKTIKFTDKVNAQFGWVYNPQEEVNEGVQMGLARNKMMYKKRFCPCFMVEEVDGKPRSVDDRICPCKPAIEKEIPEGGVCHCGIFCTPEFAEKKRIELGMEEAAHSHSRGLTKEECEILVNKDELDGDELVSLLEARDLKMVDFKLVDVREYMEWQMGHIKGADKLVPTSSFFQTWEETNYGKNENIILYCHVGSRSAHVARILTDNGYTKIGNLTNGIVAYPGEIER from the coding sequence ATGAGTATAATAAAAATTGATATGAATTCACCGGAATTTCAGGCGGAACTTGAAAAAACAATCAAATTTACAGACAAGGTCAATGCACAGTTCGGTTGGGTCTACAACCCGCAAGAAGAAGTGAACGAAGGCGTACAGATGGGCCTTGCACGAAACAAAATGATGTACAAAAAAAGATTTTGTCCCTGTTTTATGGTTGAAGAAGTTGATGGAAAGCCAAGAAGTGTTGATGACAGAATCTGTCCTTGTAAACCTGCCATTGAAAAAGAGATTCCGGAGGGTGGAGTATGTCACTGTGGAATTTTCTGTACTCCTGAATTTGCTGAGAAAAAGCGTATTGAACTCGGTATGGAAGAGGCCGCACACAGTCACTCAAGAGGACTGACAAAAGAAGAGTGCGAAATACTTGTTAACAAAGACGAACTTGACGGAGATGAGCTTGTATCCCTTTTAGAAGCACGTGATCTTAAAATGGTTGATTTTAAGCTTGTAGATGTACGCGAGTACATGGAATGGCAGATGGGACACATTAAAGGTGCGGACAAACTGGTACCGACAAGTTCATTTTTTCAAACATGGGAAGAAACAAACTACGGTAAAAATGAAAACATCATACTCTACTGCCATGTAGGAAGCCGTTCTGCGCATGTTGCAAGAATTCTTACAGACAACGGTTATACAAAAATCGGAAACTTAACAAATGGTATTGTTGCCTATCCGGGTGAAATAGAAAGATAA
- the mshL gene encoding pilus (MSHA type) biogenesis protein MshL produces the protein MKFIQTSVYATIITAMLSTTSFADCSYELFSISSAKNTKIIDFVEQLSDECGFSIIVTDPHAEKFLKTKLNKTNLKNLTIDEVLDIILTQHNLSYTLDNNLLKISYLTTKVFNIDYILSQRKSTGSTDVTLSSSSNAQQQGGGVGGGGGRSANSQRGAGGNSGTGGGNSTSDTGVKIESSDEVKFWEQLDTEFQSILNRPNDIYKATPPIINKNAGLITVTATDKQLKRFESYLKKLQDKVKLQVLIDVQLLSVTMSKGKTTGIDWKQLYALQNVKLSASTANYNNIGTTIPANGIITDTAATGAGASQLFTMSAGGQLTEVIKFLKTQGDVTSISNPKVLTLNNQPALITAGTEYFYKILSSTNQQGTGGGVAATTQTDLVNSVFAGVLLTITPEISDDKTITLRINPSLSETTTDISQTPNTGRDMPPDLNRRQLSSVVTVKDGNRIILGGLINSKNTNNSNQVPILGSIPFLGNLFKHEEMVKTVEELVIIIEPHIIHKEKDSISLSDLGYEGLSDELLTLEMASKKKKEIKLNQTDDREEGK, from the coding sequence ATGAAATTTATACAAACATCGGTTTATGCAACAATAATCACCGCGATGCTTTCAACAACTAGCTTTGCAGATTGTTCTTATGAACTTTTTAGTATCAGTTCTGCAAAAAATACTAAAATCATTGACTTTGTAGAACAATTGAGTGATGAATGTGGTTTCAGTATCATAGTAACAGATCCTCATGCTGAGAAATTCCTAAAAACAAAGCTGAATAAAACAAACTTAAAGAATTTAACGATTGATGAAGTGTTGGATATTATATTGACACAGCATAATCTTTCCTATACGCTTGACAACAACCTTCTAAAAATATCTTATTTAACAACAAAAGTTTTTAACATAGACTATATACTCTCACAAAGAAAAAGCACAGGCAGTACAGATGTCACACTCAGTTCTTCTTCAAATGCACAACAACAGGGAGGAGGAGTTGGCGGTGGCGGCGGCAGATCTGCCAATTCTCAAAGAGGCGCCGGTGGGAACTCAGGAACCGGTGGAGGCAATTCTACATCAGATACAGGTGTGAAAATCGAAAGTTCTGATGAAGTTAAATTTTGGGAGCAACTCGATACAGAGTTTCAGAGTATTCTCAACCGTCCAAATGACATATACAAAGCAACACCTCCAATCATAAACAAAAATGCAGGGCTGATAACTGTAACAGCTACAGATAAACAGCTCAAGCGTTTTGAAAGTTATCTAAAAAAACTGCAGGACAAGGTAAAACTCCAGGTACTGATTGATGTACAACTGCTCTCCGTTACCATGAGTAAGGGAAAAACAACAGGTATAGACTGGAAACAGCTGTATGCTTTGCAAAATGTCAAACTCTCTGCAAGTACAGCAAACTATAACAATATCGGTACGACAATACCTGCCAATGGAATTATTACAGATACTGCTGCGACAGGCGCGGGTGCATCACAACTTTTTACTATGAGTGCCGGTGGACAACTGACAGAAGTTATCAAATTTTTAAAAACACAGGGAGATGTTACTTCCATATCGAATCCGAAAGTTCTTACTTTAAACAACCAACCGGCACTTATTACAGCAGGGACAGAGTATTTTTATAAAATACTCTCATCAACCAACCAACAGGGAACAGGCGGCGGAGTTGCTGCTACAACCCAAACCGATTTGGTAAACTCTGTCTTTGCCGGTGTTCTTCTAACAATTACTCCGGAAATTTCTGACGACAAAACAATTACTCTGAGAATAAACCCCTCTCTTTCAGAAACAACAACAGATATCTCCCAAACACCAAATACAGGAAGAGATATGCCGCCGGATTTAAACCGCCGTCAGCTCTCTTCTGTTGTAACAGTAAAAGACGGTAACAGAATTATTTTAGGCGGACTTATAAATTCCAAAAACACAAATAATTCAAATCAGGTTCCAATTTTAGGCAGTATTCCCTTCCTGGGTAATTTATTTAAACATGAAGAGATGGTAAAAACAGTTGAAGAACTTGTCATAATTATAGAACCGCATATTATCCATAAAGAAAAAGATTCAATCTCTTTAAGTGATTTAGGCTATGAGGGACTGAGCGATGAATTACTTACACTTGAAATGGCTTCAAAAAAGAAAAAAGAGATAAAACTGAATCAAACTGATGATAGGGAAGAAGGTAAATAA
- the hslV gene encoding ATP-dependent protease subunit HslV — MFDATTILAYKGKNKAVIGGDGQVTFGDSVLKGNATKIRTLHHGKILAGFAGSTADAFNLFDMFEEFLENKKGDLLKSVVEFSKAWRKDKVLRRLEAMMIVLNNEHIFILTGNGDVVEPEDGQIASIGSGGNFAISAARALKKHASLDEEELVKESLHVAADLCIYTNHNIKTLILDGEKE, encoded by the coding sequence ATGTTTGATGCTACTACTATACTGGCCTACAAAGGCAAAAATAAAGCCGTTATCGGTGGTGATGGCCAAGTCACCTTTGGAGACAGCGTTTTAAAGGGCAATGCAACAAAAATTCGTACACTACACCATGGTAAAATCCTCGCAGGATTTGCCGGAAGTACTGCTGATGCTTTTAATCTGTTTGATATGTTTGAAGAATTTTTAGAAAATAAAAAAGGAGATTTACTCAAATCTGTTGTTGAGTTTTCTAAGGCTTGGAGAAAAGACAAAGTGCTGCGTCGTCTTGAGGCTATGATGATCGTTTTGAACAACGAGCACATATTTATTTTGACAGGAAACGGTGATGTGGTTGAGCCCGAAGACGGACAAATTGCTTCTATAGGAAGCGGAGGCAACTTTGCCATTTCGGCTGCACGTGCATTAAAAAAGCACGCTTCATTGGATGAAGAGGAACTTGTCAAAGAGTCTTTACATGTAGCGGCAGATCTTTGTATATACACCAATCATAATATCAAAACATTGATACTAGATGGAGAAAAAGAGTGA
- a CDS encoding M99 family carboxypeptidase catalytic domain-containing protein — MPLIFNICLALLFSSVLNANIQLIKKENSDSNTTLLVIGGIHGNEPGGYFAASILATHYTVTSKNLWIIPNLNKESIMANKRGIHGDMNRKFSHIKKDDKDREIIKEVKKIILSKKVSLVLNLHDGHGFYRKQNQGSIFNPNAWGQTCVIDQCQLQQKQLFGDLNTIAETVKNNINKKLLKKHHSFNVKNTNTKYEDEAMQLSLTYFAVTNDKPAFAIETSKNLSSLSQKVFYQLLAIEEYMKIMGISYKRDFALNAAQITNIIKNYGTLVINHNILLNLNDIKNSLSYIPIKSKSNEFYFSHPLGDVKRKKGRYLIYIWE, encoded by the coding sequence ATGCCTCTGATTTTCAATATATGCCTGGCACTTCTTTTTTCATCTGTTCTCAATGCAAATATTCAGCTCATTAAAAAAGAAAACAGTGACTCAAACACTACCCTTTTAGTTATAGGCGGAATTCACGGTAATGAACCTGGCGGATATTTTGCAGCTTCAATACTGGCCACACACTACACTGTAACATCTAAGAATTTATGGATTATTCCGAACTTGAACAAAGAAAGTATTATGGCTAACAAACGTGGCATTCATGGTGATATGAATCGTAAGTTTTCACATATCAAAAAAGATGACAAAGACAGAGAAATCATCAAAGAAGTCAAAAAAATAATACTTTCAAAAAAAGTTTCTTTAGTCTTAAATTTACACGACGGACATGGTTTTTACCGCAAGCAGAACCAGGGCAGTATATTTAATCCGAATGCCTGGGGACAGACCTGTGTTATTGACCAATGCCAACTCCAGCAAAAACAGCTTTTTGGTGATTTAAACACTATTGCAGAAACAGTCAAAAACAATATCAATAAAAAACTCCTGAAAAAACATCACAGTTTCAATGTAAAAAACACCAATACAAAGTATGAAGATGAGGCAATGCAGCTTTCTCTTACCTACTTTGCTGTTACAAATGACAAGCCGGCATTTGCCATCGAGACAAGTAAAAATCTCTCCAGTTTGTCCCAAAAAGTCTTTTATCAACTCCTGGCAATCGAAGAGTATATGAAAATAATGGGGATCTCCTACAAACGCGACTTTGCATTAAATGCAGCACAAATCACGAATATAATAAAAAACTATGGAACATTAGTAATAAATCACAATATTTTGTTAAATTTGAATGATATAAAAAACTCTTTAAGCTATATTCCGATAAAATCAAAAAGTAATGAGTTTTATTTCTCCCATCCATTGGGAGACGTGAAAAGAAAAAAAGGCAGATATTTGATATATATTTGGGAATAA
- a CDS encoding CDC27 family protein, with protein sequence MLNIRDLEKRWKIYKIKSFLPYVIVSIVLFAIIPAVYYFYTTNTKAVSQKKPATAKKTVPKPILPPKNKPAAVKVKPVKIQPKPAQPKTVVTDKTKETSFQTLKPSMNFMKNIQHEVRQPQYRYKQTKQKHFKERKITEAVQDISVKLPSIKKEKKITITIQRKETQNDIFEIIKRFKKNKNPALSLFVAKKYYELGNYKQAYNYALITNQINSNIEASWIVFAKSLMQLHQKNKAIHTLQEYIKVSHSSNAEILLNEIKSGKFR encoded by the coding sequence ATGCTTAATATTCGTGATTTGGAAAAACGTTGGAAAATCTATAAAATAAAATCATTTTTACCTTACGTCATTGTCAGTATTGTTTTATTCGCGATTATTCCGGCTGTTTACTACTTTTATACAACCAACACTAAAGCTGTATCACAAAAAAAGCCTGCTACCGCAAAAAAAACAGTTCCAAAACCAATTCTTCCACCAAAAAACAAACCGGCAGCAGTAAAAGTCAAGCCGGTGAAAATACAGCCAAAACCAGCACAACCTAAAACAGTTGTCACAGACAAAACAAAAGAGACATCTTTCCAAACACTCAAGCCATCAATGAATTTTATGAAAAACATTCAACACGAAGTGAGACAACCACAATACAGATATAAACAGACAAAGCAAAAGCATTTCAAAGAAAGAAAAATTACAGAGGCTGTTCAAGATATCTCAGTCAAATTGCCTTCAATAAAAAAAGAGAAAAAAATCACTATCACTATCCAAAGAAAAGAGACCCAAAATGATATTTTTGAAATTATCAAGCGTTTTAAAAAGAACAAGAACCCTGCTTTGAGTCTTTTTGTTGCAAAAAAATATTATGAACTTGGAAACTACAAGCAGGCATATAATTATGCACTGATTACAAATCAGATCAATTCCAATATTGAGGCAAGCTGGATTGTTTTTGCAAAATCTCTTATGCAGCTTCACCAAAAAAACAAAGCAATCCATACACTGCAGGAATATATAAAAGTTTCACACTCAAGTAATGCCGAAATTCTCTTAAATGAAATCAAATCAGGAAAATTCAGATGA
- a CDS encoding L,D-transpeptidase family protein has protein sequence MGNRFYFFVISIICTLCFSTAALASNHDILTNYRLHGIKNIQKELDKSLGDKNYWQEFLKNKDTQFGYIESYTNILLCDKSKSELLIYSRDQNNTYKLRKEYSAFTGKFKGDKTKEGDLKTPVGVYDIVKKLSKVDSFYGPMAFVTSYPNLYDRYKGKTGQGIWIHGLPSNQERDEFTKGCIAINNKSIECLNKNIDIKKTILIIKEKTNSRNTVSKETLALLLSNLYAWRYSWLYNNLEDYLHFYAEEFKRFDGMNLEKFKQYKQRVFSKNENKIILFRDINIIAYPNIENLYKITFNEEYKSDSFSFHGKKILIVRLQNNQFSIITEK, from the coding sequence ATGGGCAATAGATTTTACTTTTTCGTTATAAGTATTATCTGTACACTTTGTTTTTCAACTGCTGCACTTGCTTCAAATCATGACATTTTAACAAACTATCGACTGCATGGCATTAAAAATATTCAAAAGGAGTTGGATAAAAGCCTTGGCGATAAAAATTATTGGCAGGAGTTTCTCAAAAACAAAGATACCCAATTTGGCTATATTGAATCCTATACAAATATTTTACTGTGTGACAAATCGAAATCAGAACTGTTAATTTACTCCAGAGACCAGAACAACACCTATAAGCTACGAAAAGAGTACAGTGCTTTTACAGGAAAATTCAAAGGAGACAAAACAAAAGAAGGCGACCTTAAAACACCTGTTGGAGTTTATGATATTGTAAAAAAACTGTCAAAAGTTGACTCTTTTTACGGTCCAATGGCATTTGTGACTTCCTATCCGAACCTGTATGACAGGTACAAAGGCAAAACAGGACAGGGTATCTGGATCCACGGACTGCCAAGCAATCAGGAAAGAGACGAATTTACAAAAGGGTGTATTGCCATCAATAACAAAAGCATAGAATGTCTTAATAAAAATATTGATATCAAAAAAACAATATTGATTATAAAAGAAAAGACAAACAGCAGAAATACTGTATCAAAAGAGACCTTGGCACTGCTTTTATCTAATCTGTATGCATGGCGTTATTCCTGGCTTTATAATAATCTCGAAGATTATCTTCACTTCTATGCAGAGGAATTTAAAAGATTTGACGGTATGAATCTTGAAAAATTCAAACAGTACAAGCAAAGAGTTTTTAGCAAAAATGAAAATAAAATCATACTGTTTCGCGATATAAATATCATTGCATATCCCAATATTGAAAACCTGTATAAGATAACCTTTAACGAAGAGTACAAATCCGACAGCTTCTCTTTTCATGGAAAAAAGATATTGATTGTACGCTTACAAAACAATCAATTTAGCATTATAACAGAGAAATAA
- a CDS encoding argininosuccinate synthase, giving the protein MKKSVKKVVLAYSGGLDTSVILKWLQDEYKCEVVTFTADLGQGEELEPARAKALELGIKPENIFIDDLREEFVRDFVFPMFRANAIYEGEYLLGTSIARPLIAKRQAEIAKITGADGVAHGATGKGNDQVRFEMGYLGQDSTLTIIAPWREWDLNSREKLLAYAAEHGIQIEKKGKKSPYSMDANLLHISYEGGILEDPAAEPEESMWLWTTSPQKAPDTPEYIEIEYKNGDPIALNGEKLSPATMLQTLNEYGNKHGIGRVDIVENRFVGMKARGCYETPGGTIMLKAHRAIESITLDREAAHLKDEMMPRYAKLIYNGFWFAPEREMLQAAIDQTQKWVEGTVRLKLYKGNVTVVGRNSDVSLFNPEYSTFEEDEVYNQKDAEGFIKLNALRFIIEGKARNKFKK; this is encoded by the coding sequence ATGAAAAAAAGTGTTAAAAAAGTTGTTTTGGCATACTCTGGCGGACTTGATACCAGTGTTATACTCAAATGGCTGCAAGACGAATACAAATGCGAAGTTGTTACTTTTACAGCAGATTTAGGACAAGGCGAAGAACTTGAACCTGCACGCGCAAAAGCACTTGAACTTGGCATCAAACCTGAGAATATTTTTATTGATGATTTACGCGAAGAGTTTGTAAGAGATTTTGTTTTCCCGATGTTTCGTGCCAATGCTATTTATGAGGGAGAATATCTTTTAGGGACATCCATTGCCCGTCCTTTGATTGCAAAACGTCAGGCAGAAATTGCAAAAATCACCGGTGCCGACGGTGTAGCTCATGGGGCAACAGGAAAAGGAAACGATCAGGTCCGTTTTGAAATGGGTTATTTAGGGCAAGATTCAACACTGACTATCATCGCTCCTTGGCGTGAATGGGACTTGAATTCTCGTGAAAAACTTTTGGCCTATGCGGCGGAGCATGGTATACAGATTGAGAAAAAAGGAAAAAAATCTCCTTACTCAATGGATGCCAACCTGCTGCATATCTCTTATGAAGGCGGGATTTTGGAAGACCCTGCAGCAGAACCGGAAGAGTCAATGTGGCTGTGGACAACTTCACCCCAAAAAGCACCAGATACTCCCGAATATATAGAAATCGAATACAAAAACGGTGACCCGATTGCACTCAACGGAGAAAAACTCTCACCGGCCACAATGCTACAGACACTCAACGAATATGGAAACAAACACGGAATTGGTCGTGTTGACATCGTTGAAAACCGTTTTGTCGGTATGAAAGCCCGCGGATGTTATGAAACTCCGGGCGGAACAATTATGCTTAAAGCTCACAGAGCAATAGAATCCATCACCCTTGACCGTGAAGCAGCACACCTTAAAGATGAAATGATGCCTCGTTATGCAAAACTCATTTATAACGGTTTTTGGTTTGCACCTGAGCGTGAAATGCTTCAAGCTGCCATCGATCAAACACAAAAATGGGTAGAAGGCACAGTACGATTAAAACTCTACAAAGGAAATGTTACAGTTGTGGGAAGAAATTCTGATGTCTCCCTTTTCAACCCTGAATATTCCACTTTTGAAGAAGATGAAGTTTACAATCAAAAAGATGCAGAAGGTTTTATAAAACTCAACGCATTACGTTTTATCATTGAAGGTAAAGCAAGAAACAAATTTAAAAAATAA